Proteins encoded by one window of Archaeoglobus veneficus SNP6:
- a CDS encoding uroporphyrinogen-III synthase, protein MRVAVFRPKEHIEETAKVLQKEGFEVVAAPFLKTVVSEEGVEKLKKAEFEVAIITSQTAAKIAAKNIPLQGKRVIAIGKKTASVLSNAGVNSEMPSKFDSKSIVEEFAEKLRGKKVAILRSDKGDPVLLNLKNYAEVEEIVLYRIEEEHGKEQLEVLEKVARGELDAAIFSSRMMVHSFMKLADKAGMLKDVIGGLSKMHVIAIGPPTARALKEYDITPLMPEEYTFEGVMKLLRSLRAERGQQRKQ, encoded by the coding sequence TTGAGGGTTGCAGTATTCAGACCAAAAGAGCATATTGAAGAAACGGCAAAGGTTCTGCAAAAGGAGGGTTTTGAGGTAGTAGCGGCTCCATTTCTCAAAACGGTGGTCAGTGAGGAGGGTGTCGAGAAGCTGAAGAAAGCAGAGTTCGAAGTTGCGATTATAACAAGTCAGACTGCTGCAAAAATCGCAGCAAAAAACATACCTCTGCAGGGGAAGAGGGTGATTGCAATAGGCAAAAAAACAGCATCAGTTCTGAGCAACGCTGGTGTAAATTCCGAAATGCCTTCTAAGTTTGATTCAAAGAGTATTGTGGAAGAGTTCGCCGAAAAGCTGAGAGGAAAGAAGGTAGCCATACTCAGAAGTGACAAGGGTGACCCGGTCTTGCTGAACCTGAAGAACTACGCTGAGGTGGAGGAGATAGTTCTGTACAGAATCGAGGAAGAGCACGGCAAAGAGCAGCTTGAAGTTCTTGAGAAAGTTGCGAGGGGAGAACTCGATGCTGCCATTTTCTCGAGCAGAATGATGGTGCACAGCTTTATGAAGCTTGCAGATAAAGCAGGCATGCTTAAAGACGTGATAGGGGGGCTCAGCAAAATGCACGTGATAGCCATAGGTCCGCCCACAGCAAGAGCCCTGAAAGAATACGACATTACTCCTCTGATGCCCGAAGAGTACACGTTCGAGGGCGTAATGAAGCTGCTCCGCAGCCTTAGAGCCGAGCGTGGCCAGCAGCGAAAGCAATAA
- the aroA gene encoding 3-phosphoshikimate 1-carboxyvinyltransferase, whose translation MDVRILRSEVDGKATPPPSKSYTHRAFIAASLSPSALVENPLFSDDTLATLKACRFIGAEVTRWKDLIAFRGVEDVESSGYINVENSGTTLRLFLGILSHSKRICVIDGDSSLRKRPNRSLALTLNKLGAKIWGDYDFKAPLKVCGIVTGGEVSIRAESSQFISSLLFSLPLAKYDSEIKVEEVKSRPYIDITLHVLEESGIEVKADGKNFYIPGEQSYSLKTFSVPADFSSASYLIAAGLLAGRVEVLNMSDSRQGDKRIVDIAKQMGGNVRWDKENGVITAKQSELEGIEVDASDIPDLVPTIAVLAAVARGKTTIYNAEHLRIKEIDRIDGCYKNLRSLGIEVEKRRDGLVIKGGSIRGGTVDSFGDHRMALAFSLLGLVAEEGVTVKNAEVVSVSFPGYFDVLKNLSAKVEWIKS comes from the coding sequence ATGGATGTAAGAATACTCAGAAGCGAAGTTGATGGAAAGGCTACGCCACCCCCATCGAAGAGTTATACCCATAGAGCCTTTATCGCTGCTTCGCTTTCACCATCCGCCCTAGTGGAGAATCCTCTTTTCTCCGATGATACCCTCGCAACGCTGAAGGCCTGCAGGTTTATAGGAGCAGAAGTTACGAGGTGGAAGGATCTGATAGCTTTCAGAGGAGTCGAGGACGTAGAATCTTCGGGTTATATCAACGTCGAGAACTCCGGTACAACACTGAGACTCTTCCTCGGCATCCTGTCCCATTCTAAGCGCATCTGTGTCATCGACGGCGATTCGTCGCTCAGAAAGAGACCGAACAGAAGCCTTGCCCTGACTTTAAACAAACTCGGTGCAAAAATATGGGGAGATTACGATTTCAAAGCTCCACTCAAGGTTTGTGGAATTGTAACAGGCGGAGAAGTGTCCATCAGAGCGGAGAGCTCCCAGTTCATTTCGTCACTCCTTTTCTCTCTCCCCCTCGCAAAGTATGATTCCGAAATCAAAGTCGAGGAGGTTAAATCGAGACCATATATAGATATCACCCTCCACGTCCTCGAGGAAAGCGGTATTGAAGTAAAAGCAGATGGCAAGAACTTCTACATCCCCGGAGAACAGTCTTACTCGCTAAAGACTTTCAGTGTTCCTGCAGACTTCTCGTCGGCAAGCTACCTCATCGCTGCTGGTTTGCTGGCCGGAAGAGTCGAAGTGCTCAATATGTCAGATTCAAGACAGGGCGATAAGCGTATAGTTGACATAGCAAAGCAGATGGGTGGAAACGTCAGATGGGACAAGGAAAATGGCGTGATTACGGCCAAGCAGTCGGAGCTTGAAGGTATTGAAGTTGATGCTTCAGACATTCCGGATCTCGTTCCGACCATTGCCGTTCTTGCTGCTGTTGCGAGGGGTAAGACAACGATTTACAACGCAGAACATCTCAGAATAAAGGAAATAGACAGAATTGATGGCTGTTACAAGAACCTGAGGAGCCTCGGCATTGAAGTTGAAAAGAGGAGAGACGGGCTCGTCATCAAGGGCGGAAGCATTAGAGGTGGCACAGTTGACTCGTTCGGAGACCACAGAATGGCCCTCGCTTTCTCACTCCTCGGTCTCGTTGCAGAAGAAGGAGTCACCGTCAAAAACGCAGAGGTCGTTTCAGTCTCCTTCCCCGGCTACTTCGACGTCCTGAAAAACCTTTCCGCAAAGGTGGAATGGATTAAGAGTTAA
- a CDS encoding sulfide-dependent adenosine diphosphate thiazole synthase has protein sequence MIEETTITRAIAEKYMEKFLENLECDVCIVGGGPSGLVSAYYLAKRGFKVSLFEKKLSLGGGIWGGGMMFNKVVVQNNALEVLNDVGIGYEKYDDTHYVVDAIELASGLIYSAVKAGAAIFNLINVEDVMIKEDRITGLVINWTAVEMSGLHIDPMTVACKAVVDATGHDASVCHIVARKTEKLNLAGEKYMWAEKAEKAIVEHTSEVYPGLFVTGMSVAAVYGLPRMGPIFGGMLLSGRKVAELVTEKLG, from the coding sequence ATGATTGAGGAAACGACGATAACAAGAGCGATAGCTGAGAAATACATGGAAAAATTCCTCGAAAATCTTGAATGCGACGTATGTATCGTTGGTGGTGGCCCTTCTGGCCTCGTTTCGGCATACTATCTCGCAAAGAGGGGTTTCAAGGTCTCACTGTTCGAAAAGAAGCTCAGTCTTGGCGGTGGAATCTGGGGCGGCGGAATGATGTTCAACAAGGTGGTCGTTCAGAATAACGCTCTCGAAGTTCTAAACGATGTTGGCATTGGATATGAAAAGTACGACGATACGCACTACGTCGTCGATGCGATAGAGCTTGCATCCGGCCTAATATACAGCGCAGTTAAAGCTGGGGCAGCTATCTTCAACCTGATAAACGTTGAAGACGTGATGATAAAGGAGGATAGGATTACCGGCCTCGTGATAAACTGGACGGCTGTTGAGATGTCCGGCCTTCACATCGACCCCATGACTGTTGCTTGCAAGGCTGTTGTTGATGCTACGGGCCATGACGCATCGGTCTGCCACATCGTCGCCAGAAAGACGGAAAAGCTGAATCTTGCAGGAGAGAAATACATGTGGGCCGAGAAAGCTGAGAAGGCTATAGTTGAACACACTTCGGAGGTTTATCCCGGACTCTTTGTAACGGGTATGAGCGTCGCTGCTGTGTACGGTTTGCCACGAATGGGGCCAATCTTCGGTGGAATGCTGCTGAGCGGTAGAAAAGTTGCGGAACTCGTGACGGAAAAATTGGGATAA
- a CDS encoding gamma carbonic anhydrase family protein yields the protein MRWAIILTTVLFAALLLGCAAEKGAIEPLETPEEKASNIHANPITEWNDEQTMPDIDPTAFVHPYATVIGDVHIGKYVCISPHASVRGDEGMPIYVGDYSNIQDCVVIHALETRDAEGNPIEKNLVVGDDGKKYAVYIADHVSLAHQSQVHGPAYVGSGTFIGMQALVFKAKVGKNCVIEPGAKVIGVTIPDGRYVPAGMAVTNQSVADNLPEITEDYPFKHTNEAVVHVNIELAKGYNAMFGGESTEGTEGEGGH from the coding sequence ATGAGATGGGCTATAATCCTGACAACGGTTTTGTTTGCCGCCCTCTTGCTGGGCTGCGCAGCGGAAAAGGGTGCAATAGAGCCACTGGAGACTCCTGAGGAGAAGGCGTCCAACATTCATGCGAACCCGATTACTGAGTGGAATGATGAACAAACGATGCCCGACATCGATCCAACAGCTTTCGTCCACCCGTATGCAACTGTAATTGGTGATGTCCATATCGGCAAGTACGTCTGCATCTCACCTCACGCATCCGTGAGAGGAGATGAAGGAATGCCGATATACGTTGGTGATTATTCAAACATACAGGATTGCGTAGTTATCCATGCTCTTGAAACGAGGGATGCTGAAGGTAACCCGATAGAGAAAAACCTCGTCGTTGGAGATGATGGCAAGAAGTATGCTGTTTACATAGCGGATCATGTTTCTCTTGCACACCAGAGCCAGGTGCACGGACCAGCGTACGTTGGTTCCGGCACGTTCATTGGCATGCAAGCGCTCGTATTCAAGGCTAAGGTGGGCAAGAACTGTGTCATCGAGCCTGGAGCCAAGGTCATCGGCGTGACCATTCCAGATGGAAGGTATGTGCCCGCCGGCATGGCTGTCACAAACCAGAGCGTTGCAGACAACCTGCCTGAAATCACTGAGGACTATCCATTCAAGCACACCAACGAAGCAGTAGTGCACGTTAACATCGAGCTTGCCAAGGGCTACAACGCAATGTTTGGCGGCGAATCCACAGAAGGCACAGAAGGTGAAGGAGGACACTAA
- a CDS encoding DEAD/DEAH box helicase, producing the protein MHDWQNRLSKLKSILAMERNRVIESIRRRGTFRGEFLACKSNIGVIRTRKVLPLGTLLGVAEGDDISELGYVIASGRYTLLKLISKPDEKELNLVELESLISYDLQIQAIEMAIENSSLPEVTSKSVDGKVEGLDEWQSSAVLTSLELEDNEVLLVVGPPGTGKTTFISKAAKLASSSGSRVLITSHTNRAVDNVIERQEKAVRVGNPSKLSPAVLKFSLERMASKAVEDEENASDAEELAELTARKARKIEREMLRIVNDAVIVGATLIKCALFPMADQDFDIVFIDEASQALISAALLGMERGRKYVLVGDPYQLPPVLSTDASAYSAFNFFHDWARRAIWLRNHYRSNSEIIGFVAKHVYGHRIRPHESCKNVKLEIIPEGKFAEIIDPGRPIVFVSACGREEGKGSKLNEVEARVVVEICRELVSNGVNVEDIGIITPYVRQRKLISEMINRIGLNTVEVNTVDAFQGREKDVIIFSTTAVKDLRFASDFRRFNVALTRARKKFIVIGNEKAFRVSSNRATLLYSLYMHARSRGSYFKLM; encoded by the coding sequence ATGCACGACTGGCAGAACAGACTCAGCAAACTCAAGTCCATTCTTGCCATGGAAAGGAACAGAGTAATTGAGAGTATCAGGAGAAGAGGGACCTTCAGGGGCGAGTTTCTTGCATGTAAAAGCAACATCGGAGTTATCAGGACCAGAAAAGTTCTGCCTCTCGGTACGCTCCTTGGAGTGGCTGAGGGTGATGATATCTCGGAACTCGGATACGTTATTGCTTCCGGGAGGTACACGCTCCTTAAGCTCATTTCAAAGCCGGATGAAAAGGAACTGAACCTTGTAGAGCTTGAAAGCCTGATTTCCTACGATTTGCAGATTCAGGCTATAGAAATGGCCATAGAAAACAGCAGCCTGCCGGAAGTTACATCGAAGTCTGTGGATGGAAAAGTAGAGGGTCTGGACGAGTGGCAGAGTTCGGCGGTTCTGACCTCTCTCGAGCTCGAAGACAACGAAGTTTTGCTCGTTGTAGGCCCTCCGGGGACGGGAAAAACCACGTTCATCTCGAAAGCAGCAAAACTCGCCTCCTCTTCTGGGAGTCGGGTTCTAATCACTTCCCACACGAACAGAGCTGTTGATAACGTCATAGAGAGACAAGAAAAGGCTGTGAGAGTAGGAAATCCATCCAAGCTCTCGCCAGCCGTTTTGAAATTCTCCCTTGAGAGGATGGCTTCAAAGGCCGTGGAGGATGAAGAAAATGCGAGCGACGCTGAAGAACTTGCTGAACTCACTGCAAGGAAAGCAAGAAAGATCGAAAGGGAGATGCTCAGGATTGTGAATGACGCTGTTATCGTTGGAGCCACGCTCATAAAGTGTGCTCTCTTCCCCATGGCAGATCAGGACTTCGACATCGTTTTCATAGATGAGGCGAGTCAGGCTCTTATTTCTGCTGCACTCCTCGGGATGGAAAGAGGAAGGAAATACGTCCTCGTTGGTGACCCTTACCAGCTTCCCCCTGTCCTTTCTACGGATGCATCTGCTTACAGTGCGTTTAACTTCTTCCACGATTGGGCGAGAAGGGCTATATGGCTTAGAAACCACTACAGAAGCAACAGCGAGATAATAGGTTTCGTCGCTAAACACGTCTACGGGCACAGGATCAGACCTCATGAAAGCTGCAAGAACGTGAAGCTCGAAATAATACCTGAGGGAAAGTTTGCTGAAATTATCGATCCTGGCAGACCGATAGTTTTCGTCTCTGCTTGCGGAAGAGAAGAGGGAAAGGGCTCGAAGCTTAACGAGGTAGAGGCGAGGGTAGTAGTGGAGATATGTAGGGAACTCGTTTCAAACGGAGTAAATGTAGAGGACATAGGGATTATAACACCGTACGTTAGGCAGAGAAAGTTGATCTCTGAAATGATAAATAGAATCGGGCTGAATACTGTTGAGGTTAACACCGTTGATGCGTTTCAGGGAAGAGAGAAGGATGTCATCATATTTAGCACTACAGCCGTTAAAGACTTGCGCTTTGCTTCTGACTTCAGAAGATTTAACGTCGCTCTTACAAGGGCGAGGAAGAAGTTCATAGTCATTGGCAACGAAAAAGCTTTCAGGGTTTCTTCAAACAGAGCTACACTACTCTACAGTCTGTATATGCATGCGAGGAGCAGGGGGAGCTATTTCAAACTGATGTGA
- a CDS encoding S4 domain-containing protein, with translation MRLDQFLVSKGFFTTRQKAKEAIKRGFVFVNGVRVTKPSARVSGDAEIEVRCEERPRGYWKLAEIDARWKIIDKNDIVLDLGSSAGGFLLYASERAKKVYGIEFSREFEEELRKIESDRKNVRVFIGDAFTFDTSMLEPLDVILDDLTLEPSASLKALSRFLPLLKDGGRVLFVMKEGKNPEFEEYGLEVVDVIDSSERREKYFLLIKSCKVPPSASP, from the coding sequence ATGAGGCTCGACCAATTCCTCGTCTCAAAAGGCTTTTTCACCACGAGACAGAAGGCAAAAGAGGCCATAAAGAGAGGATTCGTTTTCGTAAATGGCGTAAGAGTTACGAAGCCTTCCGCCAGAGTAAGCGGAGACGCTGAAATAGAGGTCAGATGCGAAGAGAGGCCGAGGGGATACTGGAAGCTCGCTGAAATAGATGCACGGTGGAAAATTATCGACAAAAACGATATCGTTCTCGATTTGGGCAGCAGTGCTGGAGGTTTCCTGCTGTACGCAAGCGAGAGGGCAAAGAAGGTTTATGGAATAGAGTTCAGCAGAGAATTCGAGGAAGAACTAAGGAAAATAGAGTCAGATAGGAAAAACGTCAGAGTGTTTATTGGCGATGCCTTCACCTTCGACACATCTATGCTCGAACCTCTCGACGTGATACTCGACGATCTGACCCTCGAGCCCTCTGCATCGCTCAAAGCGCTGAGTAGATTTCTACCACTCCTGAAGGATGGTGGGAGGGTTCTCTTTGTTATGAAAGAGGGGAAGAACCCAGAGTTTGAGGAGTACGGCCTGGAAGTTGTCGATGTCATCGATTCATCGGAAAGAAGGGAAAAATACTTCCTCCTTATCAAGTCCTGTAAAGTTCCGCCTTCAGCTTCTCCATGA
- the tpiA gene encoding triose-phosphate isomerase, translating to MGVVIINFKAYREGSGKQALELAKIAENVASRVDDYIAIAPPTIDLAEIINAVSIDVYAQHVDAVDFGSHTGRITAEMVKEKGAKGSLINHSERRLRLADIDFLVSKFKELGLVSIVCTNNVATTAAAAALNPDYVAVEPPELIGSGIPVSKAEPETVENSVKAAKDVNPNVKVLCGAGIGRHEDYVTALDLGADGVLLASGIVKAKDPKAALEELVGLR from the coding sequence ATGGGCGTTGTAATAATCAATTTTAAGGCCTATAGAGAGGGCTCGGGAAAGCAGGCCCTCGAGCTTGCGAAGATAGCTGAAAACGTTGCCAGCAGGGTTGACGATTATATAGCAATTGCTCCTCCGACTATTGACCTCGCAGAGATCATAAACGCCGTCTCAATTGACGTTTACGCTCAGCACGTTGACGCTGTGGATTTTGGAAGCCACACGGGCAGGATAACGGCTGAAATGGTGAAGGAAAAAGGAGCTAAGGGGAGCCTGATAAATCATAGCGAGCGCAGGCTCAGGCTTGCAGATATAGACTTCCTCGTTTCGAAGTTTAAGGAGCTCGGCCTCGTCTCCATTGTTTGCACGAACAATGTCGCCACGACGGCTGCTGCTGCAGCCTTGAACCCGGATTACGTTGCCGTCGAGCCACCAGAGCTCATTGGTTCAGGCATACCCGTTTCGAAGGCAGAGCCGGAAACCGTTGAGAACTCGGTGAAGGCTGCCAAGGACGTCAACCCCAACGTCAAAGTGCTGTGTGGTGCTGGTATAGGCAGGCACGAGGACTATGTAACAGCCCTCGATTTAGGGGCTGACGGCGTTCTGCTTGCAAGCGGGATTGTAAAGGCGAAGGATCCCAAGGCCGCCCTTGAAGAGCTCGTTGGACTCAGATAA
- a CDS encoding bifunctional 5,6,7,8-tetrahydromethanopterin hydro-lyase/3-hexulose-6-phosphate synthase produces the protein MDIDMRVGEALIGEGYEVAHVDLLIGDKRGPVGTAFANALSQLSAGHTPLLAVVRPNLITKPPAVIVPKVTVRDLEQAELIFGPAQAAVAKAIADAVEEGVIPKEAAEDLVVIVSVFIHPKAKNKHKIYYYNYGATKLALRRAMRGFPDVDKVLYEKDRSAHPFVGRKLTKLWDPPYLQIALDLTSLEEVIRVLQQIPESDHIIYEVGTPLAKRYGAEVILKLREVKPNAFFVLDLKTLDTGNLEARMAADATANAVVISGLAPVQTIVKAIKEAEKTGIYSVVDMLNVEEPVKRLEKISEAGVMPNVVELHRAIDVEGIAPPPWTYAKEVKEKFNVLVGVAGGLRPENMGEAIAAGADILVVGRAITRARDIEGAARRFLVAMKPDTDQFRIMTDF, from the coding sequence ATGGACATAGACATGAGAGTGGGTGAGGCTCTTATCGGCGAGGGTTATGAGGTTGCTCACGTGGACTTGCTTATCGGGGACAAAAGGGGCCCTGTAGGTACGGCTTTTGCAAACGCCCTCTCACAGCTTTCTGCTGGCCACACACCACTGCTTGCTGTAGTCAGGCCGAACCTGATTACAAAACCGCCCGCAGTCATCGTGCCCAAAGTGACGGTCAGGGATCTGGAGCAGGCGGAGTTAATCTTTGGCCCGGCTCAGGCAGCGGTTGCGAAGGCCATAGCCGATGCTGTAGAGGAGGGTGTAATCCCGAAGGAAGCGGCGGAAGACCTCGTTGTAATAGTCAGCGTCTTCATACACCCTAAGGCGAAGAACAAACACAAAATATACTACTACAACTACGGTGCTACGAAGCTTGCTTTGAGAAGGGCGATGAGAGGATTTCCGGATGTGGATAAGGTGCTCTACGAGAAGGATAGAAGTGCTCATCCGTTCGTTGGCAGGAAGCTGACAAAGCTCTGGGATCCGCCATACTTGCAGATAGCTCTTGATCTGACAAGTCTGGAGGAGGTCATTAGAGTCCTGCAGCAGATTCCGGAGAGCGATCACATAATCTATGAGGTTGGCACTCCACTCGCGAAGCGTTACGGGGCTGAAGTTATACTCAAGCTGAGAGAAGTGAAACCCAATGCATTCTTCGTCCTCGACCTGAAGACCCTTGACACCGGCAACCTCGAAGCGAGGATGGCTGCCGACGCTACCGCGAACGCTGTAGTTATTTCAGGTCTCGCACCTGTTCAGACGATAGTCAAGGCAATCAAGGAGGCGGAGAAGACGGGCATCTACAGCGTTGTTGACATGCTCAATGTGGAAGAGCCGGTTAAGAGGCTTGAGAAGATCAGTGAGGCAGGGGTTATGCCAAACGTAGTTGAGCTGCACAGGGCTATAGATGTCGAAGGCATAGCTCCTCCGCCGTGGACGTACGCTAAGGAAGTCAAGGAGAAGTTCAATGTCCTCGTCGGTGTTGCTGGTGGCCTCAGACCAGAAAACATGGGGGAGGCAATTGCAGCCGGAGCTGACATCCTCGTTGTGGGAAGAGCAATAACGAGAGCAAGGGACATCGAGGGAGCGGCAAGAAGGTTTCTCGTCGCTATGAAGCCTGATACGGACCAATTCCGCATTATGACTGATTTCTAA
- a CDS encoding helix-turn-helix transcriptional regulator: protein MMKLPSVHLLALALIVLCASLSPVEAATIHGVIYNWENLEPLPKAVVIVNTTPEQRLVTKDGTYSFNLSPGNYVIKAFYYRDGKLELYAEENVTITDDGDYIHDIILFPPLEFSVEEPEVEFPAVETSDHSSMDMVIAGIAAAAGTAGVVAAIWLLKRSRRRKEIEIETAGGQGEAVLEEVVRLGEADAEMTGIERAVDEVKGVKTEIKEELPDDLVEVIEVLRKEGGRLTQKELRKRLGYSEAKMSLIVADLERRGIIEKVKKGRGNIIFLREL, encoded by the coding sequence ATGATGAAGTTACCGTCCGTCCACCTGCTAGCTCTCGCGCTGATCGTACTCTGCGCTTCACTCAGTCCGGTTGAGGCTGCAACAATTCACGGTGTTATTTATAACTGGGAAAATCTGGAGCCATTACCTAAGGCGGTCGTGATAGTTAATACGACCCCCGAACAGCGACTCGTGACGAAGGACGGAACGTATTCTTTCAATCTTTCTCCTGGGAACTACGTTATAAAAGCCTTTTACTACCGCGACGGCAAGCTCGAGCTATATGCGGAGGAGAACGTTACGATTACGGACGATGGGGATTACATCCACGACATAATTCTGTTTCCGCCCCTCGAGTTCAGCGTTGAGGAGCCGGAAGTGGAGTTTCCTGCGGTAGAGACTTCCGACCATTCTTCAATGGATATGGTTATTGCAGGCATCGCTGCCGCTGCCGGAACTGCCGGAGTCGTCGCTGCAATATGGTTGCTGAAACGGAGTAGAAGGAGAAAAGAAATAGAGATTGAAACGGCAGGCGGGCAGGGCGAGGCGGTGCTGGAGGAAGTCGTGAGGCTTGGCGAGGCCGATGCAGAGATGACAGGAATAGAGAGGGCTGTAGATGAAGTGAAGGGAGTGAAAACAGAAATCAAAGAGGAGTTACCCGACGACTTGGTTGAGGTAATCGAAGTACTCAGGAAGGAGGGTGGGAGGTTAACACAGAAGGAGCTGAGGAAAAGGCTTGGATATTCCGAAGCGAAGATGAGTTTGATTGTTGCAGATCTCGAGAGAAGAGGAATTATTGAAAAGGTCAAAAAAGGGAGAGGGAATATTATTTTTCTTAGGGAATTGTAG
- a CDS encoding bifunctional ADP-dependent NAD(P)H-hydrate dehydratase/NAD(P)H-hydrate epimerase, whose protein sequence is METITTAEMAAIDVNCEYHGLSRLQLMENAGKAIAEEIEKRFKAGRIAIFAGLGNNGGDAFVAARHLKNFDVEVFLLGKASEIKTDIAMRNFEVMRKAGVAVKEIRDSTYVEASDYDVIIDAMLGTGVRGRLRQPYAKAVEAINSSNAYVVAVDVPTGLNPDTGEYDLAVKADLTVTFHKAKPGLLNAKELVGELVVKSIGIPPLFEMLAGPGDVRMVYRRQREGHKGTHGRVLVVGGGPYTGAPALAALAAYAAGADIVTLAVPKSVYKIVASFSPDLIVRKLEADEISLKNVEDIQKLAAKHHVVVMGMGAEGEIKEVAEEVLKLNEVKKAVLDAGAILPEVPEGVECILTPHRGEFRRVFGFDASSWEDVKKAARKAKAVVLLKAPEDVISDGVKVRINRSGNAGMTVGGTGDVLAGIAGAFLVHGNALWAASAAALVNGLAGDVCFEKYGYNYRAMHVMDEIPGVIKEMLEFA, encoded by the coding sequence ATGGAGACGATAACAACTGCCGAAATGGCTGCAATCGATGTAAACTGCGAATATCACGGTCTTTCAAGATTGCAACTTATGGAAAACGCCGGAAAAGCCATAGCAGAGGAGATTGAAAAGAGATTCAAAGCTGGACGTATAGCAATCTTCGCCGGTCTGGGGAATAATGGAGGAGATGCGTTCGTTGCGGCAAGACACCTCAAAAACTTCGATGTCGAAGTTTTCCTGCTTGGAAAAGCGTCGGAGATTAAGACGGATATTGCAATGAGGAACTTTGAAGTAATGCGAAAGGCTGGCGTTGCGGTTAAGGAGATAAGAGACTCTACCTATGTCGAAGCCAGTGATTACGACGTCATAATTGATGCAATGCTCGGAACGGGGGTTAGAGGAAGACTCAGGCAGCCCTACGCGAAGGCAGTTGAAGCTATTAACTCGAGCAATGCCTATGTCGTTGCAGTTGATGTCCCCACCGGTTTAAACCCTGATACGGGTGAATACGATCTTGCTGTTAAAGCTGACCTCACCGTAACGTTTCACAAAGCGAAACCCGGACTACTTAATGCGAAGGAACTCGTAGGAGAGCTCGTCGTAAAAAGTATAGGAATACCACCTCTATTTGAAATGCTTGCGGGCCCCGGGGACGTTAGAATGGTTTACAGGAGGCAGAGAGAAGGACACAAAGGCACTCACGGCAGAGTCCTTGTTGTAGGTGGCGGGCCTTACACCGGAGCGCCCGCCCTCGCAGCTCTCGCAGCCTACGCTGCAGGGGCGGACATAGTGACTCTTGCAGTACCCAAAAGCGTTTACAAAATTGTTGCATCATTTTCTCCGGATTTAATTGTCAGAAAGCTCGAAGCTGACGAAATCAGTCTGAAGAACGTTGAGGACATTCAGAAGCTTGCAGCGAAGCACCACGTCGTTGTAATGGGCATGGGCGCTGAAGGAGAAATCAAAGAAGTTGCGGAGGAGGTTCTAAAGCTCAACGAGGTTAAAAAAGCAGTTCTCGACGCGGGAGCAATACTACCAGAGGTTCCTGAAGGTGTCGAGTGCATCCTCACACCCCATCGTGGGGAGTTCAGAAGGGTTTTCGGCTTCGACGCTTCAAGCTGGGAGGACGTGAAAAAAGCGGCAAGGAAAGCAAAGGCAGTTGTACTGCTCAAAGCCCCCGAAGATGTAATCTCTGATGGGGTGAAGGTGAGGATAAACAGGAGTGGCAATGCTGGCATGACTGTTGGCGGAACCGGGGATGTTCTTGCCGGCATCGCTGGGGCGTTCCTCGTCCACGGCAATGCTCTGTGGGCGGCAAGCGCAGCAGCTCTCGTTAATGGATTGGCTGGCGACGTATGCTTTGAGAAGTATGGTTATAACTACAGAGCCATGCATGTCATGGACGAAATACCAGGCGTTATTAAGGAAATGCTTGAATTCGCTTGA